The Paraphotobacterium marinum genome contains a region encoding:
- the tpiA gene encoding triose-phosphate isomerase has protein sequence MQKNLVMGNWKLNGNKNEIHTFLNDLNLIIQGYDKCEVSVAFPVMYLDYASQILSELKSNIKLGAQNADTHNQGAYTGDISPKMLKELNVQLVIIGHSERREYHSESNELIAQKFKALQEIGLTPVLCIGESEEQNENGETLSILAKQLDAVINLNGINSMQKAVIAYEPIWAIGTGKAATANQAQEIHNAIRNHLASYSKEVAENVIIQYGGSVKPENAEEFFKMNDINGALVGGASLKAESFAGIVKS, from the coding sequence ATGCAAAAAAATTTAGTTATGGGTAACTGGAAATTAAATGGAAATAAAAATGAAATTCATACTTTTCTGAATGACTTAAATCTAATTATTCAGGGGTATGATAAATGTGAAGTTTCAGTAGCATTTCCTGTAATGTATTTAGATTATGCTTCTCAGATTTTGAGTGAGTTGAAAAGTAATATTAAACTGGGTGCACAAAATGCAGATACTCATAACCAAGGAGCCTACACTGGTGATATTTCTCCAAAAATGCTAAAAGAATTAAATGTACAACTTGTCATTATTGGACACTCAGAAAGACGAGAATATCACTCTGAATCTAATGAGTTGATTGCTCAAAAATTTAAGGCCTTACAAGAAATAGGTTTGACACCAGTATTATGTATTGGTGAGTCAGAAGAACAAAATGAAAATGGCGAAACACTTAGTATTCTTGCAAAACAGTTAGACGCTGTAATCAATTTAAATGGTATTAATTCAATGCAAAAAGCTGTGATTGCATATGAACCGATATGGGCGATAGGTACAGGAAAAGCTGCTACCGCAAACCAAGCACAAGAAATTCATAATGCTATTAGAAATCACCTAGCCTCATATTCTAAAGAGGTTGCAGAAAACGTAATTATACAATATGGTGGTTCAGTTAAACCAGAAAATGCAGAAGAATTTTTTAAAATGAACGATATTAATGGTGCTCTAGTTGGAGGGGCTTCTTTAAAAGCTGAGTCTTTTGCTGGCATAGTTAAATCGTAA
- the secB gene encoding protein-export chaperone SecB encodes MSENNVNNNEQNTETNFQIQRVFLKDVSFEAPKATEMFQKNWEPEVKLDLDTENRKLNENIFEVILRITVTVENAGETAFLCEIHQGGIFTIEGMESTQLAHCLGAFCPNILFPYARETVSSLVVKGTFPQLNLAPVNFDALFMNYLEKQNNATEASNA; translated from the coding sequence ATGTCAGAAAACAATGTTAATAATAATGAACAAAATACAGAAACAAACTTTCAAATTCAGAGAGTTTTTCTAAAAGATGTTTCTTTTGAAGCACCAAAAGCAACTGAAATGTTCCAAAAAAACTGGGAACCTGAAGTTAAGTTAGATTTAGATACAGAAAATCGTAAGCTAAACGAAAATATTTTTGAAGTTATTTTAAGAATTACAGTAACTGTAGAAAATGCTGGAGAAACTGCTTTTTTGTGTGAAATCCATCAAGGTGGTATTTTTACGATAGAAGGAATGGAATCAACTCAACTTGCTCACTGTCTTGGTGCATTTTGTCCAAATATTCTATTTCCTTATGCCAGAGAAACTGTTTCAAGTCTTGTAGTTAAAGGTACATTTCCTCAGTTGAATTTAGCGCCAGTTAACTTTGATGCTTTATTTATGAACTATTTAGAAAAACAGAATAATGCAACTGAAGCTTCAAACGCTTAA
- a CDS encoding O-antigen ligase family protein, with protein MIVLIGYFLRRSNYILTAFCLILGSGLIYLLISANARGAWISIPPTMLLIIFLSFNTNSRKKFYIASTIIIIFLCLAYSNQTVKSQIKRTISSIANSQTETKHNFSTYERIQLWKSAIYSFSGAPLLGYGEKGQSKIRIEQNREKIVNIDKDFIVGHAHNQYLQALQTRGLIGLLSLLMFFLSPLYIFIKNFKASANDINSKTINILGITFIFSVMIFNLTQAYLHIMSGILFYCCFLSIFLGYSTYLNNTQNKKELS; from the coding sequence ATGATCGTATTAATTGGCTATTTTTTAAGAAGAAGCAACTATATTTTAACAGCTTTTTGTTTGATTTTAGGTTCTGGATTAATTTATTTATTAATCTCAGCTAATGCTCGTGGCGCATGGATAAGTATTCCTCCTACTATGCTGTTAATTATTTTTTTATCCTTCAACACGAACTCTCGAAAAAAATTCTACATAGCATCTACTATTATTATTATTTTTTTGTGCTTAGCTTATTCCAACCAAACGGTCAAAAGTCAAATAAAACGAACGATATCAAGTATTGCTAACTCGCAAACAGAAACAAAGCATAACTTCAGCACATACGAAAGAATTCAATTATGGAAAAGTGCTATTTACTCTTTTTCTGGTGCTCCATTATTAGGGTACGGTGAGAAAGGTCAATCAAAAATAAGAATTGAGCAAAATAGAGAAAAAATTGTAAATATTGATAAAGATTTTATAGTTGGTCATGCTCATAATCAATACTTACAGGCTCTCCAAACAAGGGGGTTAATTGGTTTACTTAGTTTACTTATGTTTTTTTTAAGCCCACTTTATATTTTCATTAAAAACTTTAAAGCAAGTGCTAACGATATCAATAGTAAGACTATTAATATACTTGGTATCACTTTCATTTTTTCTGTAATGATATTTAATTTGACTCAAGCTTATCTTCATATAATGTCCGGAATTTTATTTTATTGTTGTTTTCTAAGTATCTTTTTAGGATATAGTACATATTTGAATAATACTCAAAATAAAAAAGAGTTATCATGA
- the gpsA gene encoding NAD(P)H-dependent glycerol-3-phosphate dehydrogenase: MSSKYDFSIIGAGSFGTSFAISLSRQGKRVLLFGRSKEGIDSLSLDRENKKYLPNISFPSSLDLTSDLKYAISCSYTLLIFVPTLSFRTVLNDIKPFLSEKHKICWATKGLDPVTGNLLKDTAEEILGSNIPLAFLSGPNFAREIAEGLPTVSTVVSDNEDFLHDLQTKINCSQSLRVYTNNDFTGVQLGSVVKNVIAIAAGISDGMGFGANARVALITRGLAEMVRLAEKLGAHEKTIYGMSGLGDLVLTCTDNKSRNRRFGLYIGQGQSLDDAKKNTGKVVEGFVNAKQLRNLAKKVNVEMPIVEQVYNILYNKQNVKEAIEILMSRSLKSENL; the protein is encoded by the coding sequence ATGTCTTCAAAGTATGATTTTAGTATTATAGGAGCAGGCTCCTTCGGAACCTCTTTCGCAATTTCTTTGTCCCGTCAAGGGAAAAGAGTTCTTTTGTTTGGAAGAAGTAAAGAGGGTATTGATAGTTTATCTTTAGACAGAGAAAATAAAAAATACTTACCAAATATAAGTTTTCCAAGTAGCTTGGATTTAACATCTGATCTGAAATACGCTATCTCATGTTCTTATACTCTTTTAATTTTTGTGCCAACTCTTTCTTTTCGAACGGTTCTTAATGATATAAAACCTTTTTTATCTGAGAAACATAAAATTTGTTGGGCTACTAAAGGTTTGGATCCTGTTACGGGAAATCTTTTAAAAGATACTGCAGAAGAAATTTTAGGATCAAACATACCTTTGGCCTTTTTATCTGGACCAAACTTTGCAAGAGAAATAGCTGAAGGACTCCCAACCGTATCGACAGTTGTATCAGATAATGAAGATTTTTTACATGATTTACAAACCAAAATAAACTGTAGTCAATCCTTACGAGTCTATACAAACAATGATTTTACAGGCGTACAGCTTGGTAGTGTTGTCAAAAATGTTATAGCCATTGCTGCAGGAATATCCGATGGTATGGGTTTTGGAGCTAATGCACGTGTAGCCTTAATTACTAGAGGCTTAGCGGAAATGGTAAGGTTAGCTGAAAAATTAGGAGCACATGAAAAAACTATTTATGGGATGTCTGGTTTGGGTGATTTAGTGCTTACATGTACTGATAACAAATCAAGAAATAGACGATTTGGGTTGTACATTGGGCAAGGTCAATCTTTAGATGATGCGAAAAAAAATACAGGAAAAGTAGTTGAAGGATTTGTAAATGCTAAGCAATTAAGGAATTTAGCAAAAAAAGTTAATGTTGAAATGCCAATTGTAGAACAGGTGTATAACATTTTATATAATAAACAAAATGTTAAAGAAGCCATCGAAATATTAATGAGTCGTTCTTTAAAAAGCGAAAATCTATAA
- a CDS encoding glycine C-acetyltransferase: MKHDFYNELQAKLNELKEHGLYKSERIIKSKQSAMVNIEPDNEVINFCANNYLGLADSQNLIKDAQEGLEKYGYGVASVRFICGTQSVHKTLEHTISNFLNMEDTILYSSCFDANTGLFETILDKDDAIISDELNHASIIDGVRLCKAARYRYKNNDMKSLEEQLIKAKKSDAKNILVVTDGVFSMDGVIANLKEICDLSEKYNALVMVDDSHAVGFMGENGKGTHEYNDVIGRVDIITGTLGKALGGASGGYTSGKKEVIDWLRQRSRPYLFSNSLAPVIAYTSNKMFQLIESQGSELRKQLNENSNYFRDRMNAAGFNLAGKDHPIIPIMLGDAKLAVKFSEMALTKGIYVIAFSYPVVPKNQARIRTQMSAIHSRKQLDYVIDSFIEIGKELNIIG; this comes from the coding sequence ATGAAACATGACTTTTACAACGAGCTACAAGCAAAATTAAACGAATTAAAAGAGCATGGTCTTTATAAATCGGAAAGAATCATAAAGTCTAAACAAAGTGCAATGGTCAATATCGAACCAGATAATGAAGTCATTAATTTTTGTGCAAATAACTATTTAGGTTTAGCAGATTCTCAAAACCTTATAAAAGATGCTCAGGAAGGTTTAGAGAAATATGGTTATGGAGTTGCATCAGTAAGATTTATTTGTGGCACTCAATCAGTTCATAAAACGCTTGAACATACTATATCAAACTTCTTAAATATGGAAGATACAATCTTATATTCTTCTTGCTTTGATGCAAATACTGGTCTTTTTGAAACGATACTTGATAAAGATGATGCTATTATCTCAGATGAATTGAATCATGCTTCAATTATTGATGGTGTAAGACTTTGCAAAGCCGCTAGATATCGCTATAAAAATAATGATATGAAATCTTTAGAAGAACAGTTGATAAAAGCGAAAAAGTCTGACGCTAAGAATATATTAGTTGTTACTGATGGAGTTTTTTCCATGGATGGGGTAATTGCAAATTTGAAAGAAATTTGTGACTTATCCGAAAAATATAATGCCTTAGTTATGGTTGATGATTCACATGCAGTTGGTTTTATGGGAGAGAATGGTAAAGGAACACATGAATATAATGATGTAATTGGAAGAGTTGACATCATAACCGGTACGCTTGGTAAGGCTCTTGGTGGTGCCTCTGGTGGTTATACGTCAGGTAAGAAAGAGGTGATTGATTGGTTGAGACAAAGATCAAGGCCTTATCTATTTTCAAACTCTTTAGCCCCAGTTATCGCTTATACCTCAAATAAAATGTTCCAGCTAATCGAAAGTCAAGGTAGTGAGTTACGAAAGCAGTTAAATGAAAACTCAAATTATTTTCGTGATCGAATGAATGCAGCTGGTTTTAATTTAGCTGGCAAAGACCATCCGATCATTCCAATTATGCTTGGAGATGCAAAGTTAGCAGTCAAATTTTCTGAAATGGCACTGACTAAGGGTATTTATGTAATTGCATTTTCATATCCTGTAGTGCCTAAAAACCAAGCGAGAATTAGAACTCAAATGTCAGCGATTCATTCACGTAAACAATTAGATTATGTTATTGATAGTTTTATTGAAATTGGTAAAGAGTTAAATATTATTGGATAA
- a CDS encoding tRNA (cytidine(34)-2'-O)-methyltransferase: protein MFKIALYEPQIAPNTGNIIRLAANLGSELNLIGKLGFSLQEKQLRRAGLDYHDLTNVKHFSDISSFLRENVNQRIFACTTKGSKNYSFVDYKSGDVFLFGSETSGLPDNVREGKYISEKIKIPMKENNRSLNLSNSVAVILYEAWRQNNFN, encoded by the coding sequence ATGTTTAAAATTGCACTTTATGAACCACAGATCGCACCTAATACTGGCAATATTATTAGACTGGCTGCTAACCTAGGTAGTGAATTAAATTTAATTGGGAAACTGGGTTTTTCTTTGCAAGAAAAGCAATTGAGACGAGCAGGTCTCGATTATCATGACCTAACAAATGTAAAGCACTTCTCAGATATTTCTTCTTTTTTAAGAGAAAATGTTAACCAACGAATATTTGCCTGTACTACAAAAGGAAGCAAAAATTATTCTTTTGTAGATTATAAGTCAGGTGATGTTTTTTTATTTGGCTCTGAAACTTCGGGGTTACCCGACAATGTGAGAGAAGGGAAATATATTTCAGAAAAAATTAAAATACCAATGAAAGAAAATAATAGGAGCTTGAATTTATCAAACTCTGTTGCTGTAATTCTTTATGAGGCATGGCGTCAAAATAATTTTAATTGA
- the cysE gene encoding serine O-acetyltransferase gives MLKASNLIWEKIRQESFLIKDKEPLLADLYSSFILEHKTFSRCLSFILSKKIESSFLSQKDLNLLFKNAYQKEPKLVDDALRDLDAVINRDPAIKEYVNVLLHLKGYHALQAYRLTHWLWKSGRTSIALLIQNIISVQLQVDIHPAAKIGSGVMFDHATGIVIGETSIVSDNVSILQNVTLGGTGKESGDRHPKIGEGVMIGAGSKVLGNISIGKGAKIAAGSVVLENVPGQTTVAGVPAKKIGRPSVQMPAQEMDQFIKNKS, from the coding sequence ATGTTAAAAGCATCAAATTTAATTTGGGAAAAAATTAGACAAGAATCTTTTTTAATTAAAGATAAAGAGCCTTTGCTTGCCGACCTTTATTCTTCATTTATTCTTGAACATAAAACTTTTTCTAGATGTTTATCATTCATATTATCAAAGAAAATTGAATCGAGCTTTTTATCACAAAAAGATTTGAACCTTTTATTTAAAAATGCTTATCAGAAAGAACCTAAACTGGTAGATGATGCATTAAGAGACTTGGATGCAGTTATTAATAGAGACCCTGCGATTAAAGAGTATGTCAATGTGCTTTTACATTTAAAAGGTTATCATGCTTTACAAGCTTACAGGTTAACCCATTGGCTTTGGAAATCTGGAAGGACTTCAATAGCTCTTTTAATTCAAAATATCATTTCTGTTCAATTACAGGTTGACATTCACCCTGCTGCTAAAATTGGTTCTGGAGTTATGTTTGATCATGCTACGGGAATAGTGATAGGCGAAACATCGATAGTTTCCGATAATGTTTCTATTTTGCAAAATGTTACACTGGGTGGAACGGGAAAAGAGTCTGGAGATAGACACCCTAAGATTGGTGAAGGTGTTATGATTGGAGCAGGGTCTAAGGTTTTAGGAAATATTTCTATTGGAAAAGGCGCTAAAATTGCTGCTGGTTCAGTTGTTTTGGAAAATGTTCCTGGTCAGACTACGGTGGCTGGAGTCCCTGCCAAAAAAATTGGAAGACCGTCAGTACAAATGCCTGCTCAAGAGATGGATCAGTTTATTAAAAATAAAAGTTAA
- the zapB gene encoding cell division protein ZapB, whose translation MLKILDELENKIKNAVDTISLLNMEIEDLKQDNKKLQQQCADKAKQLEEENNKLRKEQSDWQEKLKVLLNKFEEVD comes from the coding sequence ATGCTCAAAATTTTAGATGAATTAGAAAACAAAATTAAAAATGCAGTTGATACAATTTCTCTTTTAAATATGGAAATTGAAGATTTGAAACAAGATAATAAAAAGTTACAACAACAATGTGCTGATAAAGCGAAACAATTAGAAGAAGAAAATAATAAGTTGAGAAAAGAGCAGAGCGACTGGCAAGAGAAACTAAAAGTTCTCTTGAATAAGTTCGAAGAAGTAGATTAA
- a CDS encoding histidine kinase dimerization/phospho-acceptor domain-containing protein, with amino-acid sequence MLLWFSWLITKPARKLQRAAETVLKGEFKEDPNLELGPKEFVKTGITFNQMVHSINQMISSNQRLLSDISHELRSPLTRLKMANALAKRKTGNSSELQRIEVESERLENMINDLLHLSKLKLESHQNKGVVDLFELYGDILNDAKYESKNMNKLLTFNQMPKVLLKVNIPLIQSALENVIRNAIKYANKNINILFLKKETSLI; translated from the coding sequence ATGCTATTATGGTTTTCATGGCTTATAACAAAACCAGCTAGAAAACTCCAGAGAGCTGCTGAAACGGTATTAAAAGGAGAGTTTAAAGAAGATCCAAACTTGGAATTAGGACCTAAAGAATTTGTAAAAACAGGTATAACATTTAACCAAATGGTGCATTCCATTAATCAAATGATTTCTTCCAATCAAAGGCTATTATCTGACATATCTCACGAACTTAGAAGCCCTCTGACTCGCTTAAAAATGGCAAATGCCTTGGCTAAACGAAAAACAGGAAATAGTAGTGAATTACAAAGAATTGAAGTTGAATCCGAAAGGTTAGAAAATATGATAAATGATCTGCTCCATTTATCAAAGCTTAAACTGGAGAGTCACCAAAATAAAGGTGTTGTAGATTTATTTGAGCTATATGGCGATATTTTAAATGACGCAAAATATGAATCTAAAAATATGAATAAGCTACTTACCTTTAATCAAATGCCTAAAGTTTTATTGAAAGTCAACATTCCTCTCATTCAGAGTGCATTAGAAAATGTTATAAGAAATGCAATCAAGTATGCCAATAAAAATATAAATATTTTATTTCTTAAAAAAGAGACTTCATTGATATAA
- a CDS encoding ferredoxin--NADP reductase, whose protein sequence is MSNWIEATVVENYKWTHNLFSLKIKANIDKFIAGQYTKLGLKIDDNIIQRAYSFVNKPQSSTLEIYITTVNDGLLSPQLEKLQKNDKIMITQHSNGFFTINEVPKSKDLWMIASGTAIGPYLSILNDDSQEVWHKYENIFIIHSVRYGEDLSYQKDFMAIQNKKPHAFKYIPFVSREDYPIGLRGRVTTALENGGLESYANTIISPENSQVMLCGNPELVRDAKALLEKKGLRKNLRRKPGHITMEHYW, encoded by the coding sequence ATGTCAAACTGGATTGAGGCAACTGTTGTTGAAAATTATAAATGGACACACAACCTTTTTTCTTTAAAGATTAAAGCTAACATTGATAAATTTATAGCTGGCCAGTATACAAAGTTGGGCTTGAAAATTGATGATAATATTATTCAAAGAGCTTATTCCTTTGTTAATAAACCTCAAAGCTCAACTTTAGAAATTTATATTACGACTGTTAATGATGGTTTATTATCCCCTCAATTAGAGAAATTACAAAAAAATGACAAAATCATGATTACTCAACATTCGAATGGTTTTTTTACGATAAATGAAGTTCCAAAGTCGAAAGATCTATGGATGATTGCTTCAGGAACTGCAATTGGACCATATTTATCTATATTAAATGACGATAGTCAAGAAGTCTGGCATAAATATGAAAATATCTTTATAATTCACTCTGTTCGATATGGTGAAGATTTATCTTATCAAAAAGATTTTATGGCTATACAGAACAAAAAGCCACATGCCTTTAAATATATACCCTTCGTATCTAGAGAAGATTACCCTATCGGATTAAGAGGAAGAGTTACTACTGCTCTTGAAAATGGTGGTTTGGAGAGTTATGCGAATACTATTATTTCGCCAGAAAACTCTCAAGTAATGCTTTGTGGTAATCCTGAACTTGTTAGAGATGCCAAAGCTTTATTAGAAAAAAAAGGACTTAGAAAAAACTTAAGAAGAAAACCTGGACACATTACCATGGAACATTATTGGTAA
- the glpX gene encoding class II fructose-bisphosphatase produces the protein MNFDQAMIFTHVTEKAAIATLPWIGNGDKNKADDAAVQEMRRVLNNSNINGEIVIGEGEIDNAPMLYIGEKVGKGGPEIDIAVDPIEGTRMTALGQSNAVCVLAAGKKDSLLKAPDMYMEKLVVNSLAKDHIDINLPIEENIKKVSSVLHKKIEDMVITILDKPRHHHVIQKIRNLGAKVFLIPDGDVIASIQICMQNMPGDIMYGIGGAPEGVISAAAVHSLGGNMQAKLIPRNKVKGANLENDKISLEEIKRCKELNLKTESKLLLSDLVTSSSVLCAVTGITKGDILDGVSVEENIVKVDTLLIIGETKSIHRITSQYELS, from the coding sequence ATGAACTTTGACCAAGCGATGATATTTACCCATGTAACAGAAAAAGCTGCCATTGCCACACTTCCATGGATTGGTAACGGAGATAAAAATAAAGCAGATGATGCTGCTGTTCAAGAAATGAGAAGGGTGTTAAATAATAGCAATATTAATGGCGAAATAGTTATCGGTGAGGGAGAAATTGATAATGCCCCAATGCTATATATTGGTGAAAAAGTTGGGAAAGGAGGTCCAGAAATAGATATAGCAGTTGATCCGATTGAAGGGACTAGAATGACTGCTTTAGGACAAAGTAATGCTGTTTGTGTTCTTGCTGCAGGAAAAAAAGACTCTCTATTAAAAGCTCCTGACATGTACATGGAAAAATTAGTTGTAAACTCGCTTGCAAAAGATCATATAGATATTAATTTACCTATTGAGGAGAATATCAAAAAAGTATCAAGTGTTCTTCACAAAAAAATTGAAGATATGGTCATAACTATTCTCGATAAACCAAGACATCATCACGTTATTCAAAAAATTAGAAATTTGGGAGCTAAAGTCTTTTTAATTCCAGATGGTGATGTTATTGCGTCTATTCAAATTTGTATGCAGAATATGCCTGGAGATATTATGTACGGTATTGGAGGTGCTCCTGAAGGTGTTATTTCAGCAGCAGCGGTTCACTCTTTAGGTGGTAACATGCAGGCAAAACTAATACCACGTAATAAAGTAAAGGGAGCTAACTTAGAAAATGATAAAATCAGTTTAGAAGAGATTAAAAGATGTAAAGAATTAAACTTAAAGACTGAATCTAAACTGCTGCTTTCAGATCTGGTTACTAGTTCATCTGTTTTATGCGCAGTTACAGGAATTACTAAAGGTGATATTCTTGACGGTGTATCAGTCGAAGAGAACATAGTAAAGGTTGATACTTTATTAATCATAGGAGAGACAAAATCTATACACCGAATTACCTCACAATATGAATTAAGTTAA
- a CDS encoding rhodanese-like domain-containing protein: protein MNQFFEFIIENYLLSALWVFILILIIFSILKEKMRKDLIESPKAVELINKEEAIPLDVRTKEEFERGHITGSLNISIADLKQKLFKGLEKDKKRPIIIISANGMSSTEIQKLLIANNFENTFILKDGINSWKNSNLPLISKEKNKQKNKNTKNKN from the coding sequence GTGAACCAATTTTTTGAGTTTATTATAGAAAATTATCTGTTAAGTGCTTTATGGGTATTTATTTTAATATTAATAATTTTTTCTATTTTAAAAGAAAAAATGCGTAAAGATTTAATTGAGTCACCAAAAGCTGTTGAATTAATTAATAAAGAAGAAGCTATTCCTCTGGATGTCAGAACTAAGGAAGAGTTTGAAAGAGGCCATATTACAGGATCTTTAAATATATCTATTGCAGATTTAAAACAAAAGTTATTTAAAGGACTTGAAAAAGACAAAAAGCGACCAATTATTATTATAAGTGCAAATGGAATGAGTTCCACGGAGATTCAAAAGCTACTTATTGCTAATAATTTTGAAAACACTTTTATTCTAAAAGATGGGATTAATTCTTGGAAAAATAGTAATCTTCCGTTAATCTCAAAAGAAAAAAATAAACAAAAGAATAAAAACACAAAAAATAAAAATTAA
- a CDS encoding cation diffusion facilitator family transporter, with protein MTVKNKKEYSKLVLISSSLTMIVAIILTLVKLMTWFYTDSLSMLASLVDSILDIGIALLNILILKFSLSPPDKEHPYGHGKAESLASLSQAMFIAGSALFLILSGVNRFFSNSVSVDNFDYGIWVSAFTIVIILFLVSFQKWVINKTQSEAISADSLHYKADLILNIGVICAMFLSMKGYVKADAIFGFFIGCHILWSAITMAKQAMQTLIDQSLPKDELDEINEIIINKKEVLNYHHLKTRKAGSVRFIQFHIDLNENMSFNDAHRIADELEQDIINKFPESDVIIHKDPIKNCNFQYA; from the coding sequence ATGACTGTCAAAAACAAAAAAGAGTATTCTAAGCTAGTTTTGATTTCATCATCATTAACAATGATAGTTGCTATAATACTTACGTTGGTTAAATTAATGACATGGTTTTATACCGATTCATTGAGTATGCTTGCATCTCTTGTTGATTCAATACTAGATATTGGGATAGCATTATTAAATATTTTAATTTTAAAATTTTCTTTATCACCCCCTGATAAGGAACATCCTTATGGACATGGTAAAGCGGAGTCACTTGCGTCACTTTCACAGGCCATGTTTATTGCTGGATCAGCTTTATTTTTAATTCTAAGTGGAGTTAATCGTTTTTTTTCTAACTCAGTGTCTGTAGATAATTTTGATTATGGTATTTGGGTAAGTGCTTTTACTATAGTTATTATTTTATTTTTAGTTTCCTTTCAAAAATGGGTTATAAATAAGACACAAAGTGAGGCAATATCTGCTGACTCACTTCATTACAAAGCTGATTTAATCTTAAATATTGGAGTCATTTGTGCGATGTTTTTAAGCATGAAAGGATATGTAAAAGCAGATGCAATTTTTGGTTTTTTTATAGGCTGTCATATATTGTGGAGTGCAATTACTATGGCCAAACAAGCTATGCAAACTTTAATTGACCAAAGCTTACCCAAAGATGAGTTGGACGAAATTAATGAGATTATAATTAATAAAAAAGAAGTATTAAATTACCATCATTTAAAAACGAGGAAAGCCGGTTCAGTCAGATTTATTCAGTTTCATATAGATTTAAACGAAAATATGAGTTTTAATGATGCACATAGAATTGCTGATGAATTAGAGCAGGATATCATAAATAAATTTCCAGAATCAGACGTAATTATTCATAAAGATCCAATAAAAAATTGTAATTTTCAATATGCTTAG
- a CDS encoding ATP-binding protein, giving the protein MKPFYRVSTSRDRDSGGTGLGLAITHEAILSHKGRLKTFINHKGGLSIILSLPIYNIT; this is encoded by the coding sequence ATCAAACCATTTTATAGAGTGTCAACATCAAGAGATAGAGATTCAGGAGGTACAGGTCTGGGTTTGGCTATTACACACGAAGCAATTTTGTCACACAAAGGCAGGCTCAAAACTTTCATTAATCATAAAGGCGGTTTATCAATTATTTTATCTTTGCCTATTTACAATATTACATAA
- a CDS encoding response regulator, producing MKKILIIDDDQELTSLLKELLELENYDTSIASNGEEGLKKYTEDIDLILLDVMMPILNGFDTLKRFRDKLNVITPILMLTAKGDEIDKVMGLEMGADDYLAKPFSERELLARIKAILRRFDKSDLKGIVNNESKVIKAQDIEICQTTQEVICQDEEIPLTGTEFILLTYFSKNIGKIISKNELSESVLGKPLSQYDRSLDMHISNLRKKLPTRDNGMPRFKTLRGKGYIFVE from the coding sequence ATGAAAAAAATACTCATTATTGATGACGATCAGGAGTTAACTAGCTTATTAAAGGAATTACTAGAGCTAGAAAACTATGATACCTCTATCGCTTCAAATGGCGAAGAAGGCTTAAAAAAATATACAGAAGATATTGATTTAATTTTACTTGACGTCATGATGCCTATTTTAAATGGTTTTGATACACTTAAAAGATTTAGAGACAAATTAAATGTAATCACACCTATACTTATGCTGACAGCTAAAGGGGATGAAATTGATAAAGTTATGGGTTTAGAAATGGGGGCCGATGATTATTTAGCAAAACCTTTTAGTGAAAGAGAGCTTTTAGCTAGAATAAAAGCCATATTAAGAAGATTTGATAAATCAGATTTGAAAGGCATAGTAAATAACGAATCAAAAGTTATTAAGGCTCAAGATATAGAAATTTGCCAAACAACACAGGAAGTTATTTGTCAAGATGAGGAAATACCTCTAACTGGTACAGAGTTTATTTTATTAACATACTTTTCAAAAAATATTGGGAAAATCATTTCAAAAAATGAGTTAAGTGAATCTGTTTTGGGAAAACCTCTTTCTCAATACGATCGTTCTTTAGATATGCATATTTCAAATCTTCGAAAAAAATTACCAACACGCGACAATGGTATGCCAAGATTCAAAACTTTAAGAGGAAAAGGTTACATTTTTGTTGAATAA